From the Musa acuminata AAA Group cultivar baxijiao chromosome BXJ3-1, Cavendish_Baxijiao_AAA, whole genome shotgun sequence genome, the window CAAATGGCCAGTTTATCAAAAGTTAACTCACAATGGATGCATACGACTTCTTAGGCAAATCATCTTGACCTCCAGAGGCAATCACTTCATGAACTGTCTGTGAATCACTTTCACCTGTATCGGCTGGTGGATCCACAACGACCTCATTGTCAAAACCTGAACCACCATCCTCTGATTGGTTAGGTAATTCTTCCATATTGTCAGCATTCTCCTCTAATAATGGAGTTTCTGGAGCATCATGCTCTTGACAAGTTGGTTCTGCAAAAGGACATAAAAAGGTCAATTTATCCCAAGAAAAAGTTCCAAGTTCACAAAAAATCTCCGTACCTGCTTCAGGAGATATAGGAACTTGAGGTGAATCATCTTTTGTGCCATCACCCAACatataattcatttccctttgccGTGTTTCACTCAAAAATCTGAACACATCATTCAAGACAAAGTAACCTCCTTTTTCCTGAGGGGCAAGGAAGAATGACTGTGCAAATTTCCTCCGAATAGCATCCTGTCCGATGAATGATCCAGTCACTACAATAAGCACCCCATTCTGGTATGAAATTTGTGAATCTGCTGTCTCTATCTCAGTGAAACAGTTTCTGAAGTCCAAGGACATTATCATGTCATTGATGGCCTGCTCCATATTGAAACATGCACAAACAGTTAATAAATCTTACATGGGATTAGAAATGTTCAATGGACACCATATGATACAGCAACAAAAATCTAATTGACTGAAAATACTTTCTATCCAAACACGTGCTCCCTCGACCAAAGATGCTGTAGTTAAAAGAACACAATCAACACCAATGATAACTGAATCACAATCCCTAAAATCTACTTGTCAAAtccaaaaaaaagaacaaaacatcTACATTTTTTATAGTTACACTGTTTCTTAATATTTCACCACAGAATTCCTTTGGTCTGCAAAACTAGTTTCCAATTTTCACAACAAAAAGTAATTAAAAGAATATAGAaacatttagttatattaaataattcataGAACAATGAATTAATAATTAATAAGGATAATTCAATTCCTCATGCACTGGGTACACCCAAGGATAATTCAATTGTCTGTGAAAGGAATACTTAATATAAGCAGAAAAAAAAGCAAATAACTCAGAGAGGAAAAGGCACAAAATGAGAAACATAAACCACGATATTGAAGGAACTGGTTAATATTACATATAAACTACTCAATGGAATTGTTTCATTCTTAAGCATTCATATATTTTGCTTATACGGTTATGACAAACTAGATAAGCAAGTTCTTAAATCTGAAAACGGAAAACCAACATTTTCTTTTATGCCTACACGGAAGTAATAAAACTATTTTTGATAATCATACTTGCACCGACATCACTGAAgtcatctctccatcagaatttgGGCGGTTTACAGTGCTTGAATCCTGATAGAACTTGTGAACCATTTCTGGTgattgatgaagaatgtggtaatATTGTTGCACAAATGCACTACCAATCTGTGAAAGTTTTAACCAAAGAATCAGGTTTAAGGTGAAAAACCCAAATTTACGAAAAAAACTAACACACAACCAACTCATACCACTTGTGGAGTTAGAGAAGAAACAGGAGATGCGGCTGCCAATGCCATTCCTGTGGAACTACTAAAACAGTAAAGAACCCTATCAGGGTAAAAATCTTTAAAGTTAGAAGCGCAAGTACAGATGATTTATAGCCTTTTAAAATTCAACAAAGGAAGCATCATACGAGggaaatcatgatatcaaaagagTTACACACAATATGCAAACACACTCTAATATCCAGAAAGAAGTTAACCCAAGGCAAAAAGTAACCAATCCCCAAGAAAGTTCAAGGAAATCTAAgcttaagaagcaaaagatctaCCAAGGTTCATCATAAACTAACACCACAGaacataagatatttaatattcaTCATACATGCAGGAAAATATGTTAGTATGAATGGGCATGCCCTTTGATATTCCTAATATTCTTAAGAACTAGAGGAACATCAAAATTGACCCCAAAAAAGTCCAAATAATACATATGCAACATAAGAGCCAATTTCCATCCTATACTCTATAGAACAAACAAGATATTATATAAGTTAGAAACAAGCAGAACAATGAAAGTATAACTCAAGATTGAATTGTGTCTCTGGGTCAATACCATGGAATAAGCACAATAAAAAGATggtaaaaagaacaagaaaagattGCAGGATTCTCAGCAAACTGTCCAATTCTTGGCCAACTATAgatagattaaaaaataattttcataaaaGAAAACTACCTTTCTCTAACAAGGATAGATTATCATTTGTTGTCCAACAACATTATGCACCACCCTCGATGAGCAAACACAACAGAACTACAACAAGATATTGCCACTGAACTAATAGGTGCAAGAAGTAGAGTCCAAACTTTCACTAGCAGATGCTCCCACAAGTCATTGGACAGCTTCCAACAAGCACATACAAATGCTTTCGAAAGAAAGCATCCCTCCAAGCCCGCACTCATCATCTCAAAAAGATgcaggttctcaattctaatcgaGAATTGATTGACAACCACAACAGACTGACTAATTAAAGAGACAAAACCAGAGGGCACGAACCAAATCTAATATCCAACCATAGGAATCCAACATAGAACTACGCAACAGTAATTTGATAAGGACCAAACATAGCAAGCAACACCCAGTCGGAGCATCCATTTTGATCTCTATATGCACCACGACAGAAGTCCTACACATAAATCATCGTAACTACTCGAAGCCGACATCCAAATCACCGACAATTATTACCAAGAAGACCTGCAGTCTCAACTAAATCCACACAACAAATTAACTGCAGAACCCTAAATCCCAACTACCAAAAGCATCCACCGATCAGATCAGCAAAATGGACCGACAGCACATACAGCAAAAGCTTCTCATTTCAACTCGTCGGTACAAATTAACCGGAAAGAAGAAACAACAAGCAGAGATCAACGAAAAAGACTCGACAAGAGAGAGAAAACGAGAGAATCTTTTCAAGTAAGCAAATGCATGGATCACAAGAACGAAGGCACGGGTCACCTTCCTGCGGATCGAGAGAGGACGGGGAAGAACGGGCGTGGGCGGAGCTCCGCTTCGATCGGAGCCCTAGGAATCGAGCGAGCACGAGACGAGGGTCGAGCGCCGCAGTCGTTAAACGGGTAGGGCTTTTTGGGTTGCTGATGCCACGAAGAGCGGGTTCGATGTGCGTCAGTGACATTTAAGCTTCGTGTGAGTCGGCACAGAGAACCATAGCTTCCGTGTGAGTCACTCATATTTACGTTTCCGTGTGAGTCACCACACGAAGGTTGATTACTGTGTTTGGCCTCTACTCGATGCCATCAGTATTACATTTCGCATTTGCCTTATTCtcgaaataaatatttaaattgatttataaagatatgataaaatttaaatactttaaaTTCATGATTCAGATTCAATAAATTAGTAAATTAATTATCCCATCATTTATGATAAATATAACAAAGAGGGCACagcttttaagatttttttattgaTCCTATGAATTTATTTAGATTTAAATTTTATAAGAGGTTTAAGAACTTAGTTCAACAATTTTGGAATGCtctatttttttcttcctcttttttgagTTCTCTACTAATCTTACGAGGGTTAGAGGTATGCTTTCTTTTTAGAGTAGGCATATTTTGGGGAATATTAAAGAGAATTTTAAATGTTCCAATATGAGATATTGTATTTAGAAGATAAAGATTCAAACTTGAAGTTGAGGACACAATATGCCATCATCACTTTATAATAAGTCCAATGCTCTCATTAGATAAATTAACTTAAAATGCTGATATAAAGCTAAGACTAAATGTGTTCACAAAGGAGATGGATTTTATCTCCATCTATCATAGACTTAATGGCACTATGAAACTATAGTAATAGTGTTAATATTGATTATGTGAGTTTATTTTCTTTTGTGAATTAAGATATCAAAGCTCCAAATAGATATTGATTAATGAGATTAAGGAACCCTCTGATGGATTTATCAAGGAATTTTATTAAGATTATTGGCACAGTATTGATAAATTCCTTACTTAGAATTTCTGAATTATTCTgtgataatattaaattttagacTAGCTATGGAGAGGATAAGATAGGACTGTCTCCAATATACATTTTTAGCTTCCAAGAAGAGCTTGACAAGAACATACAGATGGGGGTTACCATAAGGAACTTCTCCATGTGCATTCTCCAAGAAGTTATAATTAGCAAAACACCAAAAAATAATTGATCCAGTGATCAATTTGgataaatataataaacttgACTCACTGATATGTCATTGTTATGAGAATTTGGATAAATATAATAATcttatctttcttttctctttcctgaTGTCTGTCAtatcttgaattttcttttatatatatcttTCCTCATGTGAAATAGATAAACattactttattcatcattcataaatatttattacaattcatttattacaatccatttattcgtCGAgtcataaatagaaaaataaacatagtgatgttaacttcaagaatatccaagtggctctacctagcggtagaggaaggtccgctcttcaCTGGAATCTGATTCAGTACTAGAGGGAAGctgttctaaaaataaaaaataaagaaaattcaacaacgctgagtaggaaccccaaaagtcaactcaaaatgtataaatgatcaaaattcaatcaatcatcccattggcgtatatcaaatacccgaaggagcactcccccaacagcggatggagaggtttTATCCTacaggatgagtttgtgttctcccaacaacgaatgaaggcaaactcatatcgcactcccaacagcggatggagtagtGTCCCACactcgccaaagtggggacacattcgtcctaacagcggatggaggaaccatccaaccgccacgtctaacggcccgctaatccccgaagggaatcgcctacttgctctcggcaggaaaataatataatctcacattggtcatgtccatttcgagatgaaataacatatttaaaacgtctctttcaaatatcatcaatatcaaataatataaattagcccttaattgacttgaactctagtttaatcgattcaattgaactcgatttactagagcttaactgaactgatctctaatccttatttaactggtctggaaccaccctagactagtataatttagactagattaagtttaatttaggttaaactaacttgaataagtcaatcaattcggaatcaccctgaattgatctagactaatcaagtctagtttagttcaatcaatatttgggctcaagttcaacaataatattgggctagattgagccagtgcaTCTatcggtcatgtgcattatacatgattgagcatgcattacacaaaactggcccagctctggcccatggactagtcatgtgcgtcgcatgtgactgcccataatggttgggctgGGTAGCCTACGAGTCAAagcctgacccgtgggttgggcttggcctgtgagcaatttcattccaattaatatccaatttcttatcatagcatatacccattaacaatataaataaaaacataataatacattaaaagatagatgaggagaaaagctttaatacaaagaaataacatttgactagaaatcataagacattaaaagagggactcggagataagttttaatacaagggaATAGCCttataaattcaaataaaaatcatgttttcaacacatataaaatttcaatatattctagtcatattttaaatcattcagaataatatattttaaatttcagatcaaagaatatcaaaaaggattttagataacatattctaatctaacaagattttaatccagataagattaaagataaactgtaatacaagaaatatcatataaaacaaatacatttttaacatatttaactctacaataaaaaccttaatcatgggtcaaagaatattatgaaaactttaattaattactttaatacaaaaattttgacatttaaagaattgatatatatttttcaaattataaaactttcaacatttaaagaatcaaaataaaaactaaaacttttaaatttaagaaatgtagggaaacctacctcttgtcaattgggtgtaactccttgttcctcccgctgccaggctcgactaggtgaggaacgaaggagagaaatccctccctttaaataggaggaggtgagcctctattaaggaaaattcattttaattttcatatttatttaatataagttattttcatttaatatactaacaaatataatatcatcaggaatacttaatagttatttccttgatTCATATCAATaatcaaggaagtagattaagattttcttaaattataataacaagtaaggaaagaaaatcaattcctaacttaaatatttgatgtgattacatttctcctctcctataggaaatttggtccccaaatttagcttaccttaatagaatatatgaggatactgctctcgcatatcttcttttctttcccacgttgcctcttgatctgaatggtgttgctaacaaatctttaccaaaggtgtaattttgttccttagaacatgttctttcctttccaagatctgggttggttattctctaaaagtggcatcatctcgtagttgtagagattgataagatatgacatgtgatggatccctgatatatcttcgaagcattgacacgtggaatacatcatggatgctagccaaagccgggggcaatgccaatctgtatgccacaggcccaaccttttgtaagatctcaaatgggccaataaatcttagggctaactttcccctctgaccaaacctcataactcccttggttggcgacacctttaagaagacgtactcaccaacttcgaactctagatctcttcgccttcgatctacataacttttctgacgactttgagctattaataatctttggcgtataatttaaatattatcagtatctttttgaattaattgaggccccaaaagctttcgTTCTCCTATCTCATCctaatatacaggtgatctgcactttcttccataaagagcttcaaatggagccatctgtatgctagagtgataactattattataagaaaactcaattagatataagtgcatatcccaactcccactaaagtccaaagcacatgctcttaagagatcttcaagagtttgtattgtcctttcagattgaccatcagtttggaggtgaaaggctgtactaaactttaactgcgtgcccaaagatttttgtagacttccccaaaatttagaggtgaatcttggatctctatctcagataatgctaactggcaccccatgatatcgaatagtttctttaatatataagcttgctagtttatccaatgaatacttcttgttaatagggagaaagtgagcagatttagtaagtatgtctactattacccaaattccgtcatatcctttcacagtcttgggtaatcctgtcacaaaatccatagtgactttctcccacttccattcaggaatcgaaatcctttgcaattTTCTCGCAggaactcgatgttctatcttcacctattGGCATATTAAATATTTAGAAACAAActttgctatatctctcttcataccatgccaccaatagttttggcgtaaatctcgatacatcttagtagtcccgggatagatgttaaattttgatctatgtgcctcctccaataattgcatctttactggatggcttacgggaacacaaagtcgatcatggaatgtaatagaaccatcttcggcttggaggaattcaagtctagatccttgagctatttccttaactatcatttgaagatatgtatcttccttttgaccttttttaaccttttccaccaaaaatgattaTGCCATTAAACACAAAAGAAAACCTTtgtttgtctccgataaaagtttaagttttaagtctgctaactccgtcatcatagaattcctttgaatattcatataggctacgagactgtaggtatttctgcttaaggcatcagcaactacattagctttcccaggatggtagttgatattaaaatcataatcctttagaaagtccaaccaccttctttgtctcatatttaaatctttctgtgtgaaaatatatttgagactcttatgatctgtgaagattttgaaaatctgtccatagagataatgcctccaaattttcagtgcaaaaatgatagctgctagctctaagtcatgcgtaggatagttctttttacgaggctttaattgcctcgatgcataagcaactactctctcgttttgcattagaacgcaaccaagcccttgtagtgaggcatcactatacactacaaaacctgttgggaaatcttgggggcgacatcacatgcgcagcgaaagaacaagaaaacaaaatccccgattcccaaaaagatgttcgtcgtcgtgcgaaaattggtgcgcaaaatccgtgaaacttaaaattgcgtatagagtagattgtgttacctagggagatcgtatatccttgtttccttgcagatccttaggagagggtgaaggaggtcaagcatcctcctctctagcggtgatccacacaatagggttacgacgacgttcctcaaaactccaggcctactctgaggtggagagggagaggagaataggaaagacacgcaaagactctagcatatgaggctctgaatccctcctatttatagaggtcccctgtcaaactctaatgggtcctcctctagtgggtattggatctgcatccaataagataagggctttgtcggatatctcatatccgaatctctactcatcgcaatgcct encodes:
- the LOC135585380 gene encoding nuclear transport factor 2-like isoform X1, encoding MSLTHIEPALRGISNPKSPTRLTTAALDPRLVLARFLGLRSKRSSAHARSSPSSLDPQEGMALAAASPVSSLTPQVIGSAFVQQYYHILHQSPEMVHKFYQDSSTVNRPNSDGEMTSVMSVQAINDMIMSLDFRNCFTEIETADSQISYQNGVLIVVTGSFIGQDAIRRKFAQSFFLAPQEKGGYFVLNDVFRFLSETRQREMNYMLGDGTKDDSPQVPISPEAEPTCQEHDAPETPLLEENADNMEELPNQSEDGGSGFDNEVVVDPPADTGESDSQTVHEVIASGGQDDLPKKSYASIVKVMKGSSSPVPVYTTPKEKVEVAPQEPVIVSPAPASTPEVSHPASNNFPENNNNVEEEGHSIYIRNLSLNATAEQVEEEFKKFGPIKPGGVQVRSHKVERYCFGFVEFESLKSMQAAIEASPVMIGGRQAIVEEKRTTTRVVNGVVTNNGTGNSGRGRFQLGRGAFRNDNFRGRGSFSSNMGSRRNEFRNRAEYSGRGWGPGFRGSDGYQQRTFQNGDGMIEQRTFQNGDGDGMIVSRSRGVPKITAVSA